DNA sequence from the Eisenibacter elegans DSM 3317 genome:
GAAATTTCGTCGGCGTGGGCTTCTATCACTACTTTGTAGGGAGCCTCAGGGTTGACAATACCCACCACGGAGCCGTAAGTATCTACTTCATAGGTGTCGATATAGGGCTTGAGGTAATCGAGCCATATTTTTTGCCCGCTGCTTTCGTAGCCTGTGGGCGAGGCGTTGTTGAGGTATTTGGTCAAAAACTCCTGACTAGTCATCATACAAAACAAGGGTTTTGGTGTAGTGGTATACAATTCAAACAATGTCAAAAATACACAAGCCTGTAGGCTATCCCAAGGTTTGGCGCAAAATATTACGCGTTGGTTGGGGGCAACCACGCATGGGCTTCGTCTTCGGTCTGAAAACTCGCCTGCACCCACGAATGTTCACCCGGGTTGCGAGCTTGGTGTACTTCTTCCAAAATTTGTGCATTAGACAATTCTGCAAAAAAATCATTGGACATCACCAAGGCATAGTGGGTAGCCAGCCCCTTGTGCATCGCATCGTCCAGCTTCTGCGCAATCCACTCTTGTGTTTCGGGCAAAATAGCATAATCTACCGCCAAGCTATTGTCTAATACACTTTGTGGGCGGTAGCTGAGAATAAGCTCACATAGCTTCTCCACAGCAGTACGCAGCTCCTCATCATTGATATCTTCAAAAGCCAACCAATGGCAGTAAAGCAATCGATTGTCGTCCTCATAGTAATATTTTACCACAAGGCTTTCATAGAGCAACTGTCTTTTCATTGTTCATTCGATTAGGTAAGTGAAGTGTACCACTGCCAGTATTTGTTTGCCAGACCAAAAGCCTAGACAAGCTATACACAAAAATAAAATAATTGGCTTGGCTTCATAACTGTTTCGACAACAAATTTAGTTCAGCAGCAACATCAACATCGTTTGTTCGCCCAAAAGCCTCTACTTGTTTGTAAATATTTTGTAAAAACTGCTGATGAGCTACACTTTCAGGGCGCAGGGGTCGATGTTGGAGGGCTTGGCGTATTTTGCTCCACTGTCGGACAGCCGCTTGTGTTTCGGGGTTGAAGGCGGCTTGGGCAAACTGCTGCCAGATATACTCCTGTGCTTGTTCGCTAGGGTGGAGCATATCTTGAGCATAGAAGCGGTAGTCGCGCAGGTCGTCCAAAAGCAGTTCATAAGCAGGGAAATAATGCACTTGTGCCAAGTTTTGGCTTAGCTCATGGCAAGCCAAACGCAAGACCGATTTGCTGACACTATTGAGTGGCAAGGTATCTTTGAGGTGCCGTACTGGGCTGACCGTCAGCAGCCAATGCAGCCTAGGGTTATGTTGGGCTACTAGGGTGTGAAGCTTGGCAAAATCAGCCACTATTTCCGCTACACTCAGCAGTTGTTTTTCAAAATTGGCCGCAGGGCTTTTGTGGCAATTGGCTACTAGGGTGTGGTCGGTACGGAGGCGATAGACCCACGCTGTTCCGAAAGTATAGACAATCCACTGGGCTTTTTGAAGTACTTCCGCCACCGTATGCAGGGTTTGCTGAAGTTGCTGTATGAGGGTATCTTTATTGGCTGCATAATGCTCGGAGTGCCAGTCATAATGCAACCACAGCCCGTCTTGTTGTACAAATCGGGGGGCTGACCATAGTTCCGGCTGTGGGGCAATAGCCTGAGACAAGAGCTTGTGTACCGATAATGGGTTGAAAATCACGCCAAATGGGTTGCTCAAACCCTCAAATTTGTGTGCCAACAGGCGCTGGCCAATCGTATCGGCAAAGCAAGAGCCCACCGTCAATACAGGGGACTTTAGGGCAAATGAAGGGGTAATAGGTTCGCAGGCCAGTGCTGTCCGAAAGGCAATATCAGGCATTAGTCAAATGGGCGGGGGTTAAACAATAAGAAGCCTATGTTGAACAACAAACTGAAGCTCTGCCGCTGCTCTTCATAATAATTGAGCTGTAGGCTTACCGGCCCCACAAAGGTATTGTACACCAAAGAGGCACTGCCTGCTACCCTAAGGTAGTCAAACTCTTGAAAACTGCGCTCAGGACGCTGCTCTTGGTCAATAATAGGCTCGTAGGTATTGAAGGCATAGGCTTCCAAACGCGCATGCCAGTTTTTGTTGAATCGATATGCCACTTTAGCGCCCAAAACCACATAATTGGGTGCGCGAAAGCTCGGTAAAAACAGCGTTCGGCTATCCATCAGCGGGAAGAAAGACGGCGCATAGAGTTTGCTCGAATAATAATTCCTAAATACTGGCTGGTTACTCAAAACAGCCTCCAAGAGATAGCCGAGCCGCATCCGCCGACTTCCCCAATAGCGCTCCGCATGAAACTTGGCCATAAACCATTGATGGGTATCTGTAAAACGAAGGGTTTCTTGAAAAACCGAGCGCGTACCGGGGCTAAATAACTCATTACCAATAAAAAAACGTCCTGATATTTCCAAAGAATGTCCTTCTAATGGAAATATTAAATGATTGAGTGTATTCTCATAATAGCCGGCAGCTAAGCGCGCACCCTCGAAGCGGGTAAAGTCCAACAAGTCGCCAGAGCTGAATGTACTGGTACTCGAATAACGGTTGGCGGTATAAAAATAGGCTCCACTAAAGACAAATTTACCCAAACTCCCTCGCGCTACGTGTGTATTGACTCCAGTGTAATGGTCGAGTTGTGTCAAAATCGCTTGCCTAGGGCTTTGTCTAAAAATAAGTTCATTGATATTTGAATAATTAAAATTATTATACACATAAAAAGGCTCAATATATAGCGGCACGCGAGAAGGGATATTGATTTTAGCATTGGCCTTCACAGAGCTATAAAAGTTGCCTAAGTAGGCCTGTACCCCAAAATTGTACAAGTAGCGATTCAGGACTTGATACTGTATACCGGCATACAAGGCGCTAAGGCTGCGGGTGGAGAGATTGCCCCCAATGTCGGCATGGATTGTTCGGTCTGGTTTTACTTGCAAGTTGAAATCATAGGCTTGTGTCTCTTCATTGAAGTAAAAACTAGGATACAAGGCTTCAAATTTATCGGCTTCTACCAACCGATAATACCGCCGCTTGACCTCTTCGAGGCTGAGGGCTTTGTTGGTAGCCAATAAGGTGTTTTTGATATACCCTTGGTGTCTTTTGGGCAAGCCTGTTACGGATACTTGCCCCAGCTGAAAGGGAGGCATTTTGGCTCGAAACTCCTGACGCGCAGTATCTAATGTAGAGGAGGCAAGCCTGCGGCTGATTTTCTGGCTGATTTCAGGGATTTTTCTCAGCCCTGCCTCGTAGCCAATCCGCAAAAAGTCTGGCGCACGGTTGAAGTTCAAGGCCGTAAACTCGTGTACAGATGGCTCTATAAACACATCTCCTGAGTCGAGGGAAGTGCTATCACTTTTGGAAAGTAACAGGTAAAATAGCGCATCCTTCAAGTGTTTTTCATCATCTTGATATGGATATTCCGTAAAGTTTTTAGTAGACACATTCACCCCAATGACGACATCAGGACTAAAAATTTGCTTGGCTTTCTCTACCGGAAAATTATCATAAATTCCCCCGTCAAACAAGTAGCGCCCCTGTACCCGGATAGGGTTAAAAAACAAAGGTACACTCATTGTTGCCCGCAGGGCATCGGCCAAAATCCCATGAGCCAAGACAATCTCCTCTTGGGTAAACACATCGGCAGCCATACACCTAAACGGAATCATCAGGCTGTCGAAGCTGCAATCTGTCGCCGCAGAGGCCTGTGCCAATAGTTCGGCCAACGCAAAATTGAGGGTATAATCCTTGACAATGGTGCTCTTGAGTGAAGGTTTGAGCAAAGAATCTAAGGCCAGCCGTACAGAAACCAAGGATGCATTGGGGTCTTTTTGGTACAACCGATAGCGGTATTGGCCACTCACCCGACCCGAAACCCAATCTTGAAATGCATCACTCAATACAATATCTTCTAACTCGTCGACACTATAACCCGCTGCGTAAAAACCCCCGATAATTCCCCCCATAGAGGTTCCAATGATGTAATCAATCGGAATTTGGTGTTCTTCCAATGCTTTGATCACGCCTAAGTGTGCAATTCCCTTAGCTCCCCCTCCACTGAGTACCAAGGCCACTTTTTGTGCTTGAAGAGGAGGAGTAATAAGGCAAGCCAACAAACTGGCTGACAGCAGCCAAAGACTGACAAATCGTGTAAAAAAAATCATAAGTAGGCTCTGAAAGAAGGCAGGATGTGTATGAAAAAGGCTGATACTATCTTGAGGGCATCTTCGCATTGTTAGCGATGATGATTTTTCTATATTTTTGGAAAATCGAGCACAAGCACACGAGCAATCAAAATAGTATGATATTGTCCTTGTATACGGTTTTGGTGCAATAAAGATATGCTTTTGAGCCACCTAAGCAGGGATTTCTACCCTTGCTGTCAGTGTAGTACTACCTCCTGATGTCGTGGATGTAGATAATGGCTGTAGTGGTCGTTCAAAATCGTTTGTCGGGTCTGTAGTACAGCCCCCGGCGGGATAGCTGGGGCGGGGATTCCTTGTTCAAAAACCTGCTCCTGAGCCTCAAAGCAATGCAGTTCATCCCAACGATTGTCGTTCAGCAGGGCATTGAAAATAGCGGTACCACCTTCTACCAACACGCTGTGGATACCCCGCTGGTAGAGGTCATCGGAGAGCGCCTGCCAAAAATCGTTCTGAGGCAATGCCACCCAAGTGGTGTTACCGGTTTGTTGGTTTTTGGAGAAGTTATAGCAGATTGTCGGCTGCTCCCCCTGAAACAGGTGTAGGCTGGGTGCAAGACTGTTGTGTCTATCTATCACAAGGCGGTGTGGGTCTCGCCCTTCCCACTGCCTGACATTGAGTTGGGGGTTATCATAATGGGCTGTATTTTTCCCAACCAATACGGCATCCTCTTCGCTACGCCAGCGGTGTACCCACATTCGCGAAAGCGGATTACTAATCCAGCGCGAATCATAGTCGGCACGTGCTAAGAAGCCGTCGGCAGTCTGCGCCCATTTGAGTACCCAATACGGGCGCTTCTCAGCAATAGCAGTCAGAAAGCGGCGGTTGAGTTGGCGGGCTTCCTGCTCCAACACGCCCAACAACACCGGGATACCGGCTTCTTGCAGCTTGGCAATGCCTTGGCCTGCCACCTTGGGATTGGGGTCTGTACACGCAATGACTACCAATGCCGGGCGCAAATCCACCAACATATCCGCACAGGGGGGTGTTTTTCCGATATGAGCACAAGGCTCCAAGGTAACGTATACCGTCGCTTCGGCAATCAGCGTTGGGTCTTTGACCGCCCGCACAGCGTTGACTTCAGCATGTGCTTGGCCATAACGTTGATGCCAGCCTTCACCAATAACCTCTCCTCGGGCTACAATCACACAACCCACCATCGGGTTAGGACTGACCAGCCCGCGCCCGCGTGTAGCCAACCACAAAGCGCGGCGCATGTACATCTCGTGATTCATAGCAGCTTTGGGAAATTGTTTATGCTTTCTGGGTAATGAAAATCAAGCGTTCAGAAGCCTCTGCCACATAAGGCGCAAAAGCATAATCACCATACACAGCCTTTAGCTGTAGCCCTGCGGCCTCAAAATAACGCTCAAAAGTCGCTTGGTTAATTGCCCGTACCCGCTCCTGAAAGTGATAGGTTTGCCCTTGGTCTTCAAAACGAATATCTTTGACAATATACCCAGCTTCGTAGCGCTTGTGAAGGTGAAAAGTGATGCCTTCTACTGTTTTTTGTTGTATAGGCTGTAGGGATGCAATCACAACTGTTGGGTTCAAAAAATCAATCACCAAACGGCCTTGGGGCTTGAGGTTGGCCGCCATCGCTTGGATAGCTTCCAAGTTTTCGGCCTCTGTATCGAAATACCCGAAACTCGTAAATAGGTTCAACACCACATCAAAGCCCTCCGGTCGGAACACCTCCCGCATATCATGTACAAAAAACTGTAAGCGCTCATCTGCATACGCTGACGCATACGCAATACTATGAGGGGCGAGGTCTATACCCGTTACACAAAAACCCTTGTCGTGAAGCATACGGGCGTGCCGCCCCCTACCACAGGCCACATCCAAGATCTGCTCTGTAGGGCTGAGCGCCAAATAAGTACTCAGCCGATCGATGAAGGCCTTGGCCTCGCGCTCATCTCTGTTTTTGTAGAGAATGTGATAATAAGGAGAGTCAAACCAAGTGCTAAACCAAGTAGCTGTATTGGTAGAAAGGGTTTCCATAAACAACAAAGCTTGTAATCAGACAAATCCGCGTGCGACACCAACACTCGACAGTAGCACGCACTACCTTAGATAAGTCATTTCAGCAGTGATATGTTCCATACTCGGGTATTTATTTGTATCAAATACCC
Encoded proteins:
- a CDS encoding GSCFA domain-containing protein, with the protein product MPDIAFRTALACEPITPSFALKSPVLTVGSCFADTIGQRLLAHKFEGLSNPFGVIFNPLSVHKLLSQAIAPQPELWSAPRFVQQDGLWLHYDWHSEHYAANKDTLIQQLQQTLHTVAEVLQKAQWIVYTFGTAWVYRLRTDHTLVANCHKSPAANFEKQLLSVAEIVADFAKLHTLVAQHNPRLHWLLTVSPVRHLKDTLPLNSVSKSVLRLACHELSQNLAQVHYFPAYELLLDDLRDYRFYAQDMLHPSEQAQEYIWQQFAQAAFNPETQAAVRQWSKIRQALQHRPLRPESVAHQQFLQNIYKQVEAFGRTNDVDVAAELNLLSKQL
- a CDS encoding patatin-like phospholipase family protein; amino-acid sequence: MIFFTRFVSLWLLSASLLACLITPPLQAQKVALVLSGGGAKGIAHLGVIKALEEHQIPIDYIIGTSMGGIIGGFYAAGYSVDELEDIVLSDAFQDWVSGRVSGQYRYRLYQKDPNASLVSVRLALDSLLKPSLKSTIVKDYTLNFALAELLAQASAATDCSFDSLMIPFRCMAADVFTQEEIVLAHGILADALRATMSVPLFFNPIRVQGRYLFDGGIYDNFPVEKAKQIFSPDVVIGVNVSTKNFTEYPYQDDEKHLKDALFYLLLSKSDSTSLDSGDVFIEPSVHEFTALNFNRAPDFLRIGYEAGLRKIPEISQKISRRLASSTLDTARQEFRAKMPPFQLGQVSVTGLPKRHQGYIKNTLLATNKALSLEEVKRRYYRLVEADKFEALYPSFYFNEETQAYDFNLQVKPDRTIHADIGGNLSTRSLSALYAGIQYQVLNRYLYNFGVQAYLGNFYSSVKANAKINIPSRVPLYIEPFYVYNNFNYSNINELIFRQSPRQAILTQLDHYTGVNTHVARGSLGKFVFSGAYFYTANRYSSTSTFSSGDLLDFTRFEGARLAAGYYENTLNHLIFPLEGHSLEISGRFFIGNELFSPGTRSVFQETLRFTDTHQWFMAKFHAERYWGSRRMRLGYLLEAVLSNQPVFRNYYSSKLYAPSFFPLMDSRTLFLPSFRAPNYVVLGAKVAYRFNKNWHARLEAYAFNTYEPIIDQEQRPERSFQEFDYLRVAGSASLVYNTFVGPVSLQLNYYEEQRQSFSLLFNIGFLLFNPRPFD
- the ribD gene encoding bifunctional diaminohydroxyphosphoribosylaminopyrimidine deaminase/5-amino-6-(5-phosphoribosylamino)uracil reductase RibD, with amino-acid sequence MNHEMYMRRALWLATRGRGLVSPNPMVGCVIVARGEVIGEGWHQRYGQAHAEVNAVRAVKDPTLIAEATVYVTLEPCAHIGKTPPCADMLVDLRPALVVIACTDPNPKVAGQGIAKLQEAGIPVLLGVLEQEARQLNRRFLTAIAEKRPYWVLKWAQTADGFLARADYDSRWISNPLSRMWVHRWRSEEDAVLVGKNTAHYDNPQLNVRQWEGRDPHRLVIDRHNSLAPSLHLFQGEQPTICYNFSKNQQTGNTTWVALPQNDFWQALSDDLYQRGIHSVLVEGGTAIFNALLNDNRWDELHCFEAQEQVFEQGIPAPAIPPGAVLQTRQTILNDHYSHYLHPRHQEVVLH
- a CDS encoding class I SAM-dependent methyltransferase, yielding METLSTNTATWFSTWFDSPYYHILYKNRDEREAKAFIDRLSTYLALSPTEQILDVACGRGRHARMLHDKGFCVTGIDLAPHSIAYASAYADERLQFFVHDMREVFRPEGFDVVLNLFTSFGYFDTEAENLEAIQAMAANLKPQGRLVIDFLNPTVVIASLQPIQQKTVEGITFHLHKRYEAGYIVKDIRFEDQGQTYHFQERVRAINQATFERYFEAAGLQLKAVYGDYAFAPYVAEASERLIFITQKA